One Hevea brasiliensis isolate MT/VB/25A 57/8 chromosome 5, ASM3005281v1, whole genome shotgun sequence genomic region harbors:
- the LOC131179890 gene encoding probable linoleate 9S-lipoxygenase 5: protein MFQNIVDAITGDNNGNKKKCCGECKKIKGTVVLMKKNVLDFNDFHASVLDRVHELLGQGVSLQLISAVNCSETAENGLQGKVGEPAYLEDWITTIAPLTPGDSAFKVTFDWDDEIGVPGAFIIKNNHHSEFYLKTLTLEDVPGQARIHFVCNSWVYPAERYKKDRIFFANKTYLPHETPIPLRKYREEELVNLRGDGKAELQEWDRVYDYAYYNDLGDPDNGSKYVRPILGGSAEYPYPRRGRTGRPPAESDRNYESRLPLLMSLNIYVPRDERFGHLKMADFLAYALKSIAQFVKPELEALFDSTPNEFDSFDDVLKLYEGGIELPDGPLLDNIRKNIPLEMLKEIFRTDGERLFKFPMPQVIKESKTAWRTDEEFGREMLAGVNPVIICRLKEFPPKSKLDGKLYGDQNSQITEEHINNSLDGLTIDEAIKNNKLYILDHHDTVMPYLRRINATSTKTYATRTLLFLKGDGTLKPLAIELSLPHPERDQLGPISKVFTPAEDGVEGSIWQLAKAYVAVIDSGIHQLISHWLHTHAAIEPFVIATNRHLSVLHPIYKLLHPHFRDTMNINAVARQILINAAGLLEFTVFPAKYAMELTSMAYKSWNFTEQALPKDLKKRGMAVDDPNSPHGLRLLLKDYPYAVDGLEIWSAIREWVKDYCSFYYETDDIVIKDHELQSWWKEIREVAHGDKKDEPWWPKMEKREELIESCTIIIWVASALHAAINFGQYPYGGYLPNRPSISRRFMPEKGTPEYEELKTNPDKAFLKTVTAQLQTVIGISLIEILSRHSSDEVYLGQRDAPGWTTDDKPLEAFEEFGKKLEKIEERIIEMNKDGELKNRVGPVMMPYTLLVPSSDVGLTGRGIPNSVSI from the exons ATGTTTCAGAACATAGTGGATGCCATTACTGGTGACAATAATGGCAATAAGAAAAAGTGTTGTGGTGAGTGCAAGAAGATCAAAGGTACTGTTGTTTTGATGAAAAAGAACGTTTTGGACTTCAATGACTTCCATGCTTCTGTTCTTGATCGTGTTCATGAGTTGCTTGGCCAAGGAGTCTCTCTGCAACTCATTAGTGCTGTTAACTGCAGTGAGACTGCAG AGAATGGTCTGCAGGGGAAAGTAGGGGAGCCTGCATATTTGGAAGACTGGATTACGACAATTGCTCCCTTAACACCAGGAGACTCAGCATTCAAAGTTACCTTTGATTGGGATGATGAGATTGGAGTTCCAGGGGCATTCATCATAAAAAACAATCATCACAGTGAATTTTACCTGAAAACTCTCACCCTTGAAGATGTTCCTGGCCAAGCTCGAATCCATTTTGTCTGCAACTCATGGGTTTACCCTGCCGAACGATACAAGAAAGATCGTATTTTCTTTGCAAACAAG ACGTATCTCCCACATGAAACGCCAATACCACTGCGCAAGTACAGGGAGGAAGAACTGGTGAACTTGAGAGGAGATGGAAAAGCAGAGCTCCAAGAATGGGATCGTGTCTATGACTATGCTTACTACAATGATTTGGGAGATCCTGATAATGGTTCAAAGTATGTCCGCCCAATTCTTGGAGGGTCTGCTGAGTACCCTTATCCTCGCAGGGGAAGAACAGGCAGACCACCAGCTGAATCAG ATCGCAACTATGAAAGCAGGCTGCCACTTCTCATGAGCTTGAATATTTATGTTCCAAGAGATGAACGATTTGGCCACTTAAAGATGGCTGACTTCCTTGCTTATGCACTGAAATCAATAGCTCAGTTTGTTAAACCTGAACTCGAGGCCCTATTTGACAGCACCCCAAATGAATTTGACTCTTTTGATGATGTGTTAAAGCTCTATGAGGGAGGGATTGAGTTGCCTGATGGCCCCCTACTAGACAATATAAGGAAAAACATTCCACTGGAGATGCTCAAGGAAATTTTCCGAACCGATGGGGAGCGGCTTTTCAAATTTCCAATGCCTCAAGTAATTAAAG AAAGCAAGACTGCTTGGAGGACTGATGAAGAATTTGGCAGAGAAATGCTGGCTGGTGTAAACCCTGTCATCATTTGTCGTCTCAAG GAATTCCCTCCAAAAAGCAAGCTAGACGGCAAACTTTATGGTGATCAAAAcagtcaaataactgaagaacacATAAATAATAGCCTAGACGGATTGACCATAGATGAG GCAATCAAGAACAACAAGCTATACATATTAGATCACCATGACACAGTGATGCCATACCTAAGGCGTATAAATGCTACTTCCACAAAGACATATGCAACTAGGACCTTACTTTTCTTGAAAGGTGATGGTACTCTGAAGCCTCTTGCAATTGAATTAAGCCTGCCTCATCCAGAGAGAGATCAACTCGGACCCATTAGCAAAGTATTCACACCAGCTGAAGATGGCGTTGAAGGTTCCATTTGGCAACTGGCTAAAGCTTATGTGGCTGTAATTGATTCTGGCATTCACCAGCTTATCAGCCACTG GTTGCATACCCATGCAGCGATTGAGCCATTTGTGATTGCAACAAATAGGCATCTAAGTGTGCTTCATCCAATATACAAACTTCTGCATCCTCACTTTCGTGACACAATGAACATAAATGCAGTTGCCAGACAGATACTCATTAATGCTGCTGGATTGTTGGAGTTTACAGTATTTCCTGCAAAGTATGCCATGGAACTGACATCCATGGCTTACAAAAGCTGGAATTTCACTGAGCAAGCACTTCCTAAGGATCTAAAGAAGAG AGGAATGGCAGTTGATGATCCTAATTCCCCACATGGTCTCCGCTTACTGTTAAAAGACTACCCCTATGCCGTTGATGGGCTTGAGATATGGTCTGCAATTAGAGAATGGGTGAAAGACTATTGCTCCTTTTACTACGAAACAGATGACATTGTCATAAAGGATCATGAACTCCAATCATGGTGGAAGGAAATCCGGGAGGTAGCCCACGGCGACAAGAAAGATGAACCCTGGTGGCCTAAGATGGAGAAAAGGGAAGAGCTGATAGAATCATGCACCATAATAATATGGGTGGCATCTGCTCTCCATGCAGCAATCAACTTCGGTCAATACCCTTATGGAGGCTACCTCCCCAATCGTCCAAGCATAAGCCGCAGGTTCATGCCTGAAAAAGGCACTCCTGAATATGAGGAGCTTAAAACCAACCCTGATAAGGCTTTCCTTAAAACAGTCACTGCCCAGTTACAGACTGTTATTGGCATTTCCCTTATAGAAATTTTGTCGAGGCATTCATCAGATGAAGTGTATCTTGGTCAGCGAGACGCGCCTGGATGGACAACAGATGATAAACCATTAGAGGCCTTTGAGGAATTTGGAAAGAAGCTGGAAAAAATTGAGGAGAGGATTATAGAGATGAACaaagatggggaattgaagaaccGTGTTGGACCAGTTATGATGCCATACACCTTGTTAGTTCCTAGCAGCGATGTTGGACTTACTGGCAGGGGAATTCCCAATAGCGTTTCGATCTAA
- the LOC131179891 gene encoding sucrose nonfermenting 4-like protein isoform X2 → MFGSGAATGHDNTGVVPMRFVWPYGGRSVFLSGSFTGWTEHIPMSPMEGCPTVFQVIWSLTPGHHQYKFFVDGEWRHDEHQRSVSGNYGVVNTVFVPMELYVDPSVFDLETSGSNMELDDAFSHSVSRHRISAFLSMHTAYELLPESGKVIALDVNLPVKQAFHILHEQRVPLAPLWDFLKGQFVGVLSALDFILILRELGNNGSNLTEEELETHTISAWKEGKLYLNRQINGNGRAHPWHLIDAGPHDSLKDVALKILQNKISTIPIIHTSSPDGSFPQLLHLASLSGILKCICRHFRHSASSLPVLQQPICTIPLGTWVPKIGESNIRPFAMLRPNASLGDALSLLVQAEVSSIPIVDDNDSLLDIYSRSDITALAKDKAYAQIHLDEISIHEALQLGQDANTPYGFYNGQRCQMCLGSDPLHKVMERLANPGVRRLLIVEAGSKRVQGIISLSDVFSFLLG, encoded by the exons ATGTTTGGTTCTGGTGCAGCTACTGGCCATGATAATACTGGAGTCGTTCCTATGCGCTTTGTGTGGCCTTACGGAGGGAGGAGTGTGTTTCTCAGCGGCTCTTTCACTGG TTGGACTGAACACATACCTATGTCCCCAATGGAGGGGTGCCCGACTGTGTTCCAAGTTATTTGGAGCTTAACACCGGGACATCATCAG TACAAGTTTTTTGTTGACGGAGAATGGCGGCATGATGAGCATCAGCGTTCTGTAAGTGGGAATTACGGGGTAGTAAATACTGTTTTCGTACCCATGGAACTGTATGTGGATCCTTCAGTTTTTGATCTTGAGACATCTGGATCTAATATGGAGCTGGATGATGCCTTTTCACATTCG GTTTCTCGTCACCGTATTTCTGCATTTTTGTCCATGCATACCGCATATGAGCTGCTTCCCGAGTCAGGCAAG GTTATTGCCTTGGATGTTAATTTACCGGTTAAGCAAGCGTTCCATATTCTCCATGAACAG CGTGTACCTCTAGCTCCTCTCTGGGACTTTTTAAAGGGCCAGTTTGTTGGAGTTCTTAGTGCATTGGACTTCATCTTGATTCTGAGGGAG CTTGGAAATAATGGATCTAATTTGACGGAGGAAGAATTAGAGACACATACTATATCAGCTTGGAAGGAAGGAAAATTATATCTTAACAGACAAATTAATGGCAATGGGAGAGCACATCCTTGGCATCTCATCGAT GCTGGGCCACATGATTCTTTGAAAGATGTTGCATTGAAAATTTTGCAAAACAAAATATCGACGATTCCCATTATTCATACTTCTTCACCGGATGGTTCATTTCCCCAGCTACTACATCTTGCTTCTCTGTCAGGAATATTAAAAT GTATATGCAGGCACTTTAGGCACTCTGCTAGCTCGTTGCCTGTTCTTCAACAACCTATTTGTACAATTCCTCTAGGTACATGGGTTCCAAAAATTGGGGAATCAAATATACGGCCATTTGCTATGTTGCGACCAAATGCTTCTCTTGGTGATGCCCTATCTCTTTTAGTTCAGG CTGAAGTCAGTTCAATACCAATTGTGGATGACAATGATTCACTCTTGGACATATACTCAAGAAG TGATATCACTGCTTTGGCAAAAGACAAAGCCTATGCGCAGATTCATCTTGATGAAATCAGTATTCATGAG GCATTGCAGTTGGGACAAGATGCAAATACACCATATGGATTCTACAATGGACAGAGATGTCAGATGTGTTTGGGATCCGATCCTCTACACAAAGTGATGGAGCGATTGGCAAACCCTG GTGTTAGGAGACTTTTGATTGTGGAGGCTGGTAGCAAGCGTGTACAAGGGATCATCTCATTGAGTGATGTGTTCAGTTTCCTGCTTGGTTAG
- the LOC131179891 gene encoding sucrose nonfermenting 4-like protein isoform X1 — protein MFGSGAATGHDNTGVVPMRFVWPYGGRSVFLSGSFTGWTEHIPMSPMEGCPTVFQVIWSLTPGHHQYKFFVDGEWRHDEHQRSVSGNYGVVNTVFVPMELYVDPSVFDLETSGSNMELDDAFSHSEAISRVSEADLQVSRHRISAFLSMHTAYELLPESGKVIALDVNLPVKQAFHILHEQRVPLAPLWDFLKGQFVGVLSALDFILILRELGNNGSNLTEEELETHTISAWKEGKLYLNRQINGNGRAHPWHLIDAGPHDSLKDVALKILQNKISTIPIIHTSSPDGSFPQLLHLASLSGILKCICRHFRHSASSLPVLQQPICTIPLGTWVPKIGESNIRPFAMLRPNASLGDALSLLVQAEVSSIPIVDDNDSLLDIYSRSDITALAKDKAYAQIHLDEISIHEALQLGQDANTPYGFYNGQRCQMCLGSDPLHKVMERLANPGVRRLLIVEAGSKRVQGIISLSDVFSFLLG, from the exons ATGTTTGGTTCTGGTGCAGCTACTGGCCATGATAATACTGGAGTCGTTCCTATGCGCTTTGTGTGGCCTTACGGAGGGAGGAGTGTGTTTCTCAGCGGCTCTTTCACTGG TTGGACTGAACACATACCTATGTCCCCAATGGAGGGGTGCCCGACTGTGTTCCAAGTTATTTGGAGCTTAACACCGGGACATCATCAG TACAAGTTTTTTGTTGACGGAGAATGGCGGCATGATGAGCATCAGCGTTCTGTAAGTGGGAATTACGGGGTAGTAAATACTGTTTTCGTACCCATGGAACTGTATGTGGATCCTTCAGTTTTTGATCTTGAGACATCTGGATCTAATATGGAGCTGGATGATGCCTTTTCACATTCG GAAGCAATCTCAAGGGTATCAGAAGCTGATTTGCAGGTTTCTCGTCACCGTATTTCTGCATTTTTGTCCATGCATACCGCATATGAGCTGCTTCCCGAGTCAGGCAAG GTTATTGCCTTGGATGTTAATTTACCGGTTAAGCAAGCGTTCCATATTCTCCATGAACAG CGTGTACCTCTAGCTCCTCTCTGGGACTTTTTAAAGGGCCAGTTTGTTGGAGTTCTTAGTGCATTGGACTTCATCTTGATTCTGAGGGAG CTTGGAAATAATGGATCTAATTTGACGGAGGAAGAATTAGAGACACATACTATATCAGCTTGGAAGGAAGGAAAATTATATCTTAACAGACAAATTAATGGCAATGGGAGAGCACATCCTTGGCATCTCATCGAT GCTGGGCCACATGATTCTTTGAAAGATGTTGCATTGAAAATTTTGCAAAACAAAATATCGACGATTCCCATTATTCATACTTCTTCACCGGATGGTTCATTTCCCCAGCTACTACATCTTGCTTCTCTGTCAGGAATATTAAAAT GTATATGCAGGCACTTTAGGCACTCTGCTAGCTCGTTGCCTGTTCTTCAACAACCTATTTGTACAATTCCTCTAGGTACATGGGTTCCAAAAATTGGGGAATCAAATATACGGCCATTTGCTATGTTGCGACCAAATGCTTCTCTTGGTGATGCCCTATCTCTTTTAGTTCAGG CTGAAGTCAGTTCAATACCAATTGTGGATGACAATGATTCACTCTTGGACATATACTCAAGAAG TGATATCACTGCTTTGGCAAAAGACAAAGCCTATGCGCAGATTCATCTTGATGAAATCAGTATTCATGAG GCATTGCAGTTGGGACAAGATGCAAATACACCATATGGATTCTACAATGGACAGAGATGTCAGATGTGTTTGGGATCCGATCCTCTACACAAAGTGATGGAGCGATTGGCAAACCCTG GTGTTAGGAGACTTTTGATTGTGGAGGCTGGTAGCAAGCGTGTACAAGGGATCATCTCATTGAGTGATGTGTTCAGTTTCCTGCTTGGTTAG
- the LOC110644521 gene encoding signal recognition particle 43 kDa protein, chloroplastic, which translates to MESSLFANQCLSRLKLSPNLKIPSSPFFSHQFPNLKTPHVNYKPSFTLFAIQNQETQNPLQENTTTTNAAQDDESFGEVSKIIGSRALQGGTGMEYLIEWKDGHAPSWVPFDYIAKDVVAEYETPWWTAAKKADEPALSRILNADDGRDVDAVDSYGRTALLFVSGLGSEACVKLLAEAGANLNHRDNSGGLTALHMAAGYVQPGVVKLLIDLGADPEVQDDRGLTPLELAKEILKVTPKGNPVQFARRLGLENVIKILDEEIFEYAEVQEILERRGKGDKVEYLVKWKDGSNNEWVKGQFIGEDLVKDFEGGLEYAVAEGVMGKRVGDDGKNEYLVKWTDIDEATWEPEENVDPDLIKEYAEAQLSKDGNGTP; encoded by the coding sequence ATGGAGAGTAGTCTCTTTGCTAATCAATGTCTTTCTCGTCTCAAACTTTCTCCCAATCTCAAAATCCCTTCTTCTCCTTTCTTTTCCCATCAATTTCCAAACCTCAAAACACCCCATGTCAATTATAAGCCCTCCTTTACTCTCTTTGCCATCCAAAATCAAGAAACACAGAACCCACTTCAAGAAAACACCACCACCACTAACGCTGCCCAAGATGACGAGTCCTTCGGCGAAGTTAGCAAGATTATTGGCAGCAGAGCCCTCCAAGGCGGCACCGGCATGGAGTACTTGATAGAATGGAAAGATGGCCATGCACCTTCATGGGTACCATTTGATTACATTGCCAAAGATGTGGTCGCCGAGTATGAAACTCCATGGTGGACCGCAGCTAAAAAAGCCGACGAGCCTGCTCTCAGCCGAATTCTCAACGCTGATGATGGACGTGATGTCGATGCTGTCGACAGTTACGGCCGTACCGCTTTACTTTTCGTATCCGGTCTCGGCTCCGAAGCTTGTGTTAAGCTCCTAGCCGAAGCTGGGGCGAATTTGAACCACCGCGACAACAGTGGCGGCTTAACGGCTCTTCACATGGCTGCCGGATACGTGCAGCCGGGTGTGGTTAAGTTGCTAATCGATCTCGGGGCGGATCCTGAAGTGCAAGACGATCGAGGATTGACACCGTTGGAATTGGCTAAAGAAATTCTGAAAGTGACTCCAAAAGGCAACCCAGTGCAATTTGCAAGAAGATTGGGGCTAGAAAATGTAATAAAAATTCTAGACGAGGAAATATTCGAGTACGCGGAGGTGCAGGAGATATTGGAGAGGAGAGGGAAGGGCGATAAGGTGGAGTATTTGGTCAAATGGAAGGACGGTAGTAATAATGAGTGGGTGAAAGGCCAGTTCATCGGCGAGGATTTAGTGAAGGATTTTGAGGGAGGACTAGAGTATGCTGTAGCAGAGGGAGTGATGGGTAAGAGAGTTGGCGATGATGGGAAGAATGAGTATCTTGTAAAGTGGACGGATATTGATGAGGCCACGTGGGAGCCGGAAGAGAATGTAGATCCTGATTTGATCAAGGAGTATGCTGAGGCCCAGTTAAGCAAGGATGGGAATGGAACTCCTTGA